TTCTACTCTCTGCTATTTGTCCTGTTGATGGTCTACCTGCTGACACGGAGATATTCCATATTAGGAAAAATTGTTgacttcatgatttggagatgctggtgttggactgggatgtacaaagttacaaatcacacaacaccaggttatagtccaagaggtttaattggaagcactagctttcagagcgctgctccttcatcaagcaGTTGTGGCAGGAGTGGATGAGTGATGAAGgagtggactataacctggttttgtgtgatttataactttgttGACTTCAGGAAGCTCATTGGTTTAActgtttttgttcctgctgaCTGTGGGCTCACTCCTGCTGAATATCCTTCAGGTGACCACGTCGAAACGCGACCCATTGCTTAGAGACTGAACGATGAATCTGACCCAGCCAATTGGCACCCTGTCAACATCCTCTCAATTATTGCAATGaaagtgatggaaaatgtcaACAACAGGGTGAGGTCATTCTGAATGGGAAACTGAGTCAATTCTGATTCAAGTTTGAATAATTCTGGATGTGAATTAATCTGTACCCGAGTAGTTCCAAATGTGAATGTGAATCACTTACAGTCTACATCATTCGGAGTGGATGGGGGGATAAATATCGTCTTGTGGCTGGAGTTACATCAGGCCCAAAGGAGGTGTGTTGAgctcatcaagaatctatcagtTTACCCTGAGGACATTACCCATTAGCAGTTATCCCTCTGTCGCAGGGTAATGAAGGGGTGCTGTTTGATGAGGCTGGATGTCCTCAACTCTGCACTAATCTGTTACACTCTTTCAGTACGACAGTGGCTCTAGGTGCATtttatatagaataacagatatccgcagtcagttacagactggaatctaatcaagtggCTTTGAGGTggtgtgtacaataacagattcCCGAGAATGAGTTAaatactggaatctaatcgaagggttcagggtggtttgtatatagaataacagaCATCTGGGATTGAGTTAcagatggaatctaattgaggggttccgggtggtttatatataaacCAACGGGTACCTGGGAATGAGTTACAGGTTGGAATCTAACTGAGGAGCTCAGGGATGTATGTTTCATGATGTACATATTGTTGATCTTTAAAATTGTGACCTAGAACCTCGTGAATATAAATCATGGGAATAATTGGAATTTTTTATATGGTAGTTTATATTTGGAATAATTTATGTATGCTGAAAGGGCAGTCAGGATATTTGGCATGCAGCATTTCATACGAATGAATGATCCTGAGTAACCCTAAGTCTTGTTGAAATGCCTGCGTGCGCACGGATAAAGAGGCCAGAAGTCAATGATGATGTGGGgttggggtatgggggtgggagGGATTGGATGATAGGAGGCGGAGACTGTAGAAGAGAGGAGAAGGGCAGAGGGACTTTAAGGCATAGTGATTGGGTGGTGAATCGATTAGTTCTCCATCAGAAGCTGACAGTTCAACATTTGATAAAGTCACATATACGTAAGAGAACATTTCGGGCTATTTTAAGCAACCACTGATACTCAGCATTGAGCTTGTTCAGTTGTGAGAGTGTCGCAGGTTTTAATCATGAACTTAAACTGTGACTGAAACTGCAATCTGTTCCTGTTCCATGGAAGACTGATACATTTAGTTGTAACACCCTGGAGAGCTTCAGGAAATACGAACACTGTCTCCATAAGACAAAACCCTTTGGACAGGAAAGGACATTTTATCCAGAGAAACTCAGGCAATTAAACCAGGATCAAATGTTCCATTAGATCTATTGGAATGATTTAACTCGAAGTTTCCTCTCCACTTTACAGCAAACAAGGATCAGGACTGCCTTCAATCTCAACCCAGTGCAGAAAGTGACCTCTGGTGGATCGCAGCTTTTAACCAGTTACCCTGCCATTGGAAGGGGAAACTCATAGGAACAAGTCTCTTGGAGGATAGATGGTGAGTGGGCTCAGACCTGTTCTTCAAAGAAGTTAATCCCACTCAATGTCCTCTTGATAACTCTCCGGTGTGTCAGCCTCTGAAATTTGAATTGCTCTCAAACTAGTCTTGGGATTTGATGGGATTTCTCTGCACCTGAAGGTAGAGCCCAGGGTGTGTGATATGAATGACAGCTTGGATGAAGAATGCTTCAACATCTCAAATCCAGACACATGCCTTGCTTCCCAAATGGCCCTGATCACCTTGATCGCGGCTCCTCTCTCCAGCATCATCATCGTAGGAAACCTGGTCATCATGGTGGGGATCATCGGCAACCAGAGCCTTCACAACCCCACTAACTACTACTTCCTGAGCTTGCTGCTGGCTGGCCTAGCCACTGGCATCATCCTGCCTTCCATCCCCATGATGAACTTCAAGAGTGAGTTTGCCTTCCAGATCTGCTTCTTCTTCCATCTCTTCCCAAACTTCATCTTCCTCGCCTTCCTCTCCAACCTGCTGGTGGTTCACTATGACAGgtacatctgcataatctctccTTTCCAGTATGCAGTTTCCTGGATTCACAAGTATGTCCCCATAGTCATATTCACTGCCTGGCTCCTGCCCTTGCTGTTTGCCTCGTTGCCCCTGTTTGGCTGGAACAACTGGAACCCTGGTGCCCCGCATTGCTATTTCAAATGGATTTTCCTCCCCGCTTACATCTACCTGGAGATGTACGGCCTGCTTATCCCATCCATCTTAGCCATTACAGCAATGACGAGCCAAGTCCTCCACGTGGCACGAAAACAAATGAAAGCAATTAAGAAGATGCATCGAGCAGTCCACAGTGATTCAGCTTCTCTTGAGAAACAACTAGACTTTAAATACACCAAGTGCGTCGTGATGCTGTTTATAACCTTCCTGGTTTGCTGGGTCCCTTACATTGTTTTTATCCACGTCTCGTTCTTTGTGAAAAACAGTGGTTCGAGGACGCGCATCATCCTGTCCTGTTTAGGAACCAGCAGTGCTGCTTTTGTCCCCTTCATCCTAGTCTTCAACAACAAGGAATACTTCAAACTGTGGCGAAACGTTTTCAGAAGAGTTTGCCAAATGTGCGGCAATGACGCTAGTGTCAACTGAATCTTCGTTATCTGCTATTTATTTCCGAGGCATTGAGGTATTCACTTTTAGCTCCAACCCAGAAGGTTGTGGGCTTACGCCTGCAATGCAGAATCCTCAGCACAAATCCACTGtgaaggagtgttgcactgtcagggaTACCCTCTTTCAGAGCAGGCTGGAAACCTGAGGCTGCCTTCTCAGATAtaaatggggcagcacggtggcacagtggttagcactgctgcctcgcagcgacAGAGACCTGGGtgcaattcctgcctcaggtgactctctgtgtggagtttgcacattctccccgtgtctgcgtgggtttcctccaggtgctccggtttcctcccacaatcaaaaatgtgcaggttaggtgaattggccatgctaaattgcccgtagtgttaggtgaaggggtaaatgtaggggaatgggtctgggtgggttgcttttcggagggtcagtgtagagatgtacagcaccgaaatagacccttcagtccaactcgtccatgctgaccggatatcctaattcaatcttgtcccatttgccagcatttggcccatatccctttaaattttcctattcatatacccatccagatgccgtttaaatgttgtaattgtaccagcctccaccacttcctctgtatgacagctcgttccatatgtatgacgcaccaccctctgcatgaaaacgttgcccctctggTCCTTTTTTAAATCCTTCCTCCCTCACTTAATTAGAGCATTAGATAAAAGGTCATTAACATGAGATATTAAGACCATGAGATGTTGGAGCAGAAGTAGTCCATTCAGTCTATCGAGTCTACACCACCATTCATTGAGATCACAGttgatcatagagtcatggagatgtacagcatggaaacaggcctttcagtccaacccttccatgctgaccagatatcccaacccaatctaatcccacctgccagcacctggcccaaatccctccaaacccttcctattcatatacccatccaagtgccttttaaatgttgcaattgtaccagcctccaccacttcttctggcagctcattccaaacacgttccaccttctgcgtgaaaagtttgcccctacgtcctttttatatctctcccctctcaacctaaacctatgccctctagttctggactccctcaccccagggaaaagactttgtctaattatcctatccatgctcctcataattttgtaaacctctataaggtcacccctcagcctccggcgctccagggaaaacaaccccagcctgttcagcctctccccatagctcaaatcctccaaccctggcaacatccttgtaaatcttttctgaaccctttcaagtttcacaacatctttccgataggaaggagaccagaattgcacacaatattccaacagtggcctaagcaatgtcctgtacagccgcaacatgacctcccaactcctgtactcaatactctgtccaataaaggaaagcataccaaacgccttcttcactatcctatctacctgtgactccactttcaaggagctatgaacctgcactccaaggtctctttgttcagcaacactccctaggaccttaccattaagtgtataagtcctgctaagatttgctttcccaaaaaacagtacctcgcaattatctgaattaaactccatctgccacttctcggcccattggcccatctggtcatgatcctggtaatcctcaactccactttcctgcctttgccCCTAACCCTCCATTTTCTTCTTAGTTAAACATccgtctctctcagccttgggtatcctgaatgacccagcctcgacagccctatgtgggaaaggattccacagattcacccccctctgagagaagaaattcctccttatctctgtctcaAATGGGTGACCCTTTACTCTGAGATGCTGccgtctggtcctagactctcccacacgGGGAAACAGCCTCTCTGCATCTAGTCTGTCTTGTCTCTTAAAAATCTTGTAGGATTCAATAAGACCACCCCTCATTCTGCCAAACTCCGATAAGTACAGACCCAATCTACTTAATGTCTTCTCATGAGCAGTCCCTCCAGGCCTGGTGTCAACtgagtaaaccttctctggactgcctctaaTGCCAGTCTATCTTAGGTAAGGGGTCTAAAGCTGTTCACAGtcttccagctgtggtctgactggaGCTTTGTATACTTCTTTACTCCATCCGCTTTGAGATAAaggacaacattacatttgccttccccaTGTTCCACTGAACTCAGATACAAGGTTCTTGTGATTCATGGAGAGAGACTCCCAAATCTCTTTGTCCTGTAGTCTTGCCCCATTTAAATGTCCAGTTCCATTATTCTTACTATCAAAGTGCATGGTCTCACATTTCCCCACGTTATCTTCCATCTGCTAAgtttttgtccactcacttaagcTGCCGACAACCCTCTGCCATCTCGTTgcatcatcctcaccacttgggagaaagtggggattgcagatgctggagattagagtcaaaaagtgtggcactggaaaagcacagccggtcaggcagcgtccgaggagcaggagaatcgatgtttcgagcataaactcttcatcaggaatgccttgAAGAGCTTGTGCTCAAAACCTCAACTCTCCTGTTCATCGGATGCTGGATGGAGTAAAgcactggctgtgcttttccagcaccacactttttaactcaTCCTCACCGCTTGcctgttaactgtgtttctctctctctctctctctctctctctctccctccaccaatgctgccaaacctgctgagtcactccagcattttctgtttttaatttcagCACCAGAGTATTTTGCTTTTCTATTTATTAGATATTTGGGCTATGTCATGGTCAATATTTCTTCCTCCATCATCACCAATACAACAGGCAACCTGGTCTTTATCACAATTGCTGCATACTGTGCACAAGCTGACTGATACATTTCATACTTTGTTGGGTCTGAGTGCTTGGGTGTAGCTGTCTCAAGGGCTACCACGCACAGAAGCTGTGAGTATGTCATTGAGGTCAATCCTTCTACTTCAACAATATACCCTATTGGTGCATGAAATAGTTTTCAAATTCAGAGATAAATTTCTAAtgtattggagacagttcagacaAGGTTCACCAGATTAATACCTGGAATAAGTGGTATGCTTTAGAGGGAGTGTTGGACAGGCTGGTTTAGATAAGTTTGAGGTGACTTGATTAAAACAGGGAAGATGCtgagggatcttgacagggtggCTGTGCAGAGGATGCTCCCACTTGTATGTTGAGTGTGTTCATCTGCAGCCCCTTTTTGGTTTTTGAAGGGGCTGCTGCTAAaattttggttgcacttcagccccacGTTCCTGATCTCCAGGCACCTGCTGTGGGGAGGTGTGGAAATGTC
The genomic region above belongs to Chiloscyllium punctatum isolate Juve2018m chromosome 10, sChiPun1.3, whole genome shotgun sequence and contains:
- the LOC140481813 gene encoding G-protein coupled bile acid receptor 1-like, producing MNDSLDEECFNISNPDTCLASQMALITLIAAPLSSIIIVGNLVIMVGIIGNQSLHNPTNYYFLSLLLAGLATGIILPSIPMMNFKSEFAFQICFFFHLFPNFIFLAFLSNLLVVHYDRYICIISPFQYAVSWIHKYVPIVIFTAWLLPLLFASLPLFGWNNWNPGAPHCYFKWIFLPAYIYLEMYGLLIPSILAITAMTSQVLHVARKQMKAIKKMHRAVHSDSASLEKQLDFKYTKCVVMLFITFLVCWVPYIVFIHVSFFVKNSGSRTRIILSCLGTSSAAFVPFILVFNNKEYFKLWRNVFRRVCQMCGNDASVN